One genomic window of Lytechinus variegatus isolate NC3 chromosome 1, Lvar_3.0, whole genome shotgun sequence includes the following:
- the LOC121422193 gene encoding uncharacterized protein LOC121422193: MDEIGKASWFSTFLLVCFLTRGCLARVYTEKHAIGWFGETVRLPCEFLYTDVLALYWMNSSGETKVSYFKGELVSFDERFRLNDDYSVDILNLTVSDEGEYTCRLELDSGDSYLNSSELTIYASPSMPQVTNCDPQSTNNPYQHLCIVEAANTYPFNLECVVSGFKPDVTLEWTSSGKVKQPLGDPSQRTLPDGRYEKEATITVAAKEDEEQNFTCTVRGNATNGTDRSTTVTVLVPPPSTVIVEPMRSGLSVGVKVAIYIFVILLLIAIGIVALFVTLLVLRKKKRLSPLGEVVLNVIPCLRSVYSMPIPDPEEVRLQNIKEELADLRKRLLDFKFKRDGSMVKSAHIGLFGEMGAGKSSFINSLEFAHTGKYKESQVVGDLESGGGKTIARTVLKLTKSIHIFDNRGMADFQKNYLTEVTAQIRGERGPDIEKIKPSEQEEIHCAVFVYKKSPFSWQYGLAFIGDFAKEVRQHTGHPPMIVITHAASLTESERYDIKTELATQDVNENVYFFENYTKNNCLEDEEKSVELLKFLEDALSNSGGKVAHKDR; the protein is encoded by the exons gtTGTTTGGCCAGGGTATATACTGAAAAACATGCAATAGGATGGTTTGGTGAGACGGTACGTCTCCCATGTGAATTCCTCTACACGGATGTCCTTGCATTGTACTGGATGAACAGCAGTGGTGAAACAAAAGTATCGTATTTCAAAGGCGAACTTGTGAGCTTCGATGAACGGTTTCGTTTGAACGACGACTATTCAGTCGATATCCTGAATTTAACGGTGTCAGACGAAGGAGAATACACTTGCAGATTAGAACTTGATTCTGGAGATAGTTACCTTAATAGTTCCGAACTCACCATCTACG CGTCTCCATCGATGCCTCAGGTAACAAATTGTGACCCTCAGTCAACAAATAACCCATACCAACATCTGTGCATCGTTGAAGCAGCCAACACATATCCGTTTAACCTAGAATGTGTTGTCAGTGGCTTCAAACCCGATGTAACCCTTGAATGGACGTCATCTGGTAAAGTGAAGCAACCCCTTGGAGATCCATCCCAGAGGACATTGCCCGATGGAAGATATGAAAAGGAGGCGACCATCACTGTGGCTGCTAAAGAAGACGAAGAACAAAATTTCACCTGTACGGTAAGGGGCAATGCAACCAATGGCACTGACAGGTCAACAACCGTTACTGTGCTGGTTCCACCTCCGTCGACAG TGATCGTTGAACCTATGAGGAGTGGACTTTCAGTTGGAGTCAAGGTTGCGATATATATCTTTGTTATACTGCTATTGATAGCCATTGGAATAGTCGCTTTATTTGTGACTTTGCTGGTTctaaggaagaagaaaagactATCGCCCCTAG gtgaagtAGTCTTGAATGTCATTCCTTGTCTGAGATCAGTATACTCGATGCCTATACCAGATCCAGAAGAAGTGAGATTAC AAAATATCAAGGAAGAATTAGCTGATCTACGTAAACGTTTACTGGACTTCAAATTTAAGCGAGATGGATCCATGGTGAAGTCAGCACACATCGGCTTGTTTGGAGAAATGGGAGCTGGAAAGTCGTCCTTCATAAATTCTCTTGAATTTGCACATACAG GCAAATATAAAGAGAGTCAGGTGGTCGGTGACCTGGAATCTGGTGGAGGAAAAACCATTGCACGCACTGTCCTAAAGCTCACTAAGAGCATTCATATTTTCGACAACCGAGGCATGGCCGACTTCCAGAAAAATTACCTGACTGAAGTAACCGCTCAGATTC GTGGAGAACGCGGACCAGACATAGAAAAAATCAAGCCAAGTGAACAGGAAGAAATACATTGTGCTGTCTTTGTGTACAAAAAGTC TCCATTCAGTTGGCAATACGGACTTGCATTCATTGGGGACTTCGCCAAGGAGGTCAGGCAACACACTG GTCATCCCCCAATGATCGTCATTACCCATGCAGCATCGCTTACCGAATCGGAAAGATACGACATCAAAACAGAACTTGCTACCCAAGATGTAAATGAGAACGTGTACTTTTTCGAAAATTACACGAAAAACAATTGCTtggaagatgaagaaaaaagtgTTGAGTTGCTGAAGTTCCTTGAAGATGCTCTCAGCAATTCTGGAGGTAAGGTGGCGCACAAAGACAGATAA
- the LOC121422201 gene encoding uncharacterized protein PB18E9.04c-like encodes MALLAWTLFPRKTSGSVFRCQRVQGFCIYLLMLLASITQTDSNNVTTSMEFEYTTIFITNSTIEMFIPSTSITTPTPSSQPSSLVESSFNMTPSTAVYPSPTPSGISQIWTSDVTMYTEITSGLVSTMLNPTIMSTPVTPMSRTSSLSQSLVSPIASQTVISTEGVLLTSSVLEYLSPSSMESSSSPSSLLGTTFIKSTPSVSMPPSVPMSTTFPVSSLSPSSSPLSPSPSQSLFPSSFPSSYMASPSSNSVNEVLPSSSAAFTTTQSLSSTHIVPTPSPPVDPPTQPPLTTAGPDQLSILQWFGIAVGGAAVLFIFFLLFHCYQLRQRAIRKQKKEMKKEILDFSQSNRNDRISSWRNSLALDAMATHIELPHEDSMDMQAMDNLGFEEVFLGDEPKSNNNYFLPQTNL; translated from the exons ATGGCATTGCTTGCATGGACATTGTTCCCTAGGAAAACGTCTGGCAGTGTTTTCAGATGCCAAAGGGTGCAAGGGTTCTGTATTT ATCTCTTGATGCTGCTGGCTAGTATTACGCAGACGGACAGCAACAACGTGACTACATCTATGGAGTTTGAGTACACCACTATATTCATTACTAATTCCACCATAGAAATGTTCATTCCATCTACATCTATAACAACACCTACACcgtcatcacaaccatcatcctTGGTGGAATCTTCTTTCAATATGACACCCTCTACAGCCGTATACCCATCTCCTACTCCATCTGGAATATCTCAAATATGGACTAGTGATGTCACAATGTATACTGAAATAACCTCTGGTCTTGTTTCCACAATGTTAAATCCAACAATAATGTCTACACCAGTAACTCCTATGTCACGGACATCCTCATTATCACAAAGTTTGGTGAGTCCGATAGCATCGCAAACTGTGATTTCAACGGAAGGGGTGCTTCTGACATCATCTGTACTGGAATATTTGTCACCATCCTCTATGGAATCCTCGTCTTCACCATCCTCTTTATTGGGTACAACATTTATAAAGTCAACTCCATCAGTATCGATGCCACCATCTGTTCCCATGTCAACAACTTTTCCAGTCTCATCGttatcaccttcatcatcacctCTATCGCCATCACCATCACAGTCACTGTTCCCATCTTCCTTTCCATCATCTTACATGGCATCACCATCTTCCAACTCAGTAAATGAAGTTTTACCATCATCAAGTGCTGCATTTACCACAACTCAGTCCCTCAGTTCAACTCACATTGTTCCTACCCCATCACCTCCAGTGGATCCTCCCACCCAACCTCCTCTGACCACAGCTGGACCAGACCAACTGTCCATCCTACAATGGTTTGGCATTGCAGTAGGAGGGGCTGCAGTATTGTTCATTTTCT TTTTGCTCTTCCATTGCTACCAACTCAGGCAACGTGCCATtaggaaacaaaagaaagagatGAAGAAGGAAATATTAGATTTCTCACAGAGTAATCGGAACGACCGCATTAGCTCATGGAGGAACAGCCTGGCATTGGATGCCATGGCAACGCATATAGAACTTCCTCAT GAAGATAGTATGGACATGCAAGCCATGGACAATCTTGGATTTGAGGAAGTGTTCTTAGGGGATGAACCAAAGTCAAACAACAACTATTTTCTACCACAGACCAACTTGTGA